The following are encoded in a window of Salmo trutta chromosome 27, fSalTru1.1, whole genome shotgun sequence genomic DNA:
- the LOC115164453 gene encoding ankyrin-1 isoform X23, whose amino-acid sequence MAQAAKHLRKNKDLEAHLEAERKEKEEEKAKKRNRSRDKKRKADAVTSFLRAARSGNMDKAIDHIKNGIDINTANQNGLNGLHLASKEGHVKMVLELLHGGIDVETQTKKGNTALHIAALAGQEQVVAELVNYGANINAQSQKGFTPLYMAAQENHLEVVKFLLENGANQSIPTEDGFTPLAVALQQGHENVVALLINYGTKGKVRLPALHIAARNDDTRTAAVLLQNDPNADVLSKTGFTPLHIAAHYENLSVAQLLLNRGANVNFTPKNGITPLHIASRRGNVIMVRLLLDRGAQIDAKTKDELTPLHCAARNGHVRIIEILLDQGAPIQAKTKNGLSPIHMSAQGDHMDCVRQLMQYNAAIDDITLDHLTPLHVAAHCGHHRMAKVLLDKGAKPNSRALNGFTPLHIACKKNHMRVMDLLLKHSASLEAVTESGLTPLHVASFMGHRKIVTILVQKGASPSASNVKVETPLHMACRAGHYEVAEFLLTNAAPVDAKAKDDQTPLHCACRMGHKELVKLLLEHKANPNSTTTSGHTPLHIAAREGHAQTTRILLDMEAQQTKMTKKGFTPLHVASKYGKVDVAELLLERGGNPNAAGKNGLTSLHVAVHHDNLDVVNLLVSKGGSPHSAARNGYTPLHIASKQNQVEVASSLLQYGASANAESLQGVTPLHLAAQEGRPDMVALLISKQANVNLGNKSGLTPLHLVAQEGHVGIADILAKQGASVYAATRMGYTPLHVACHYGNVKMVKFLLQQQANVNSKTKVGYTALHQAAQQGHTDIVTLLLKHGAQPNEVATNGTSALSIAKRLGYISVIDVLKLVTEETVSMTTTEKHRMSFPETVDEILDVSEDEGIAQLTIGEELLGTEGARYMKMDDLKDHDDDFLSPKKSMDNYSPAIPRIPCVSPETVILKEHDMEQVHTPMPLQKDYDDDSLIPSSPATETSDNVSPVASPIHTGFLVSFMVDARGGSMRGSRHNGLRVIIPPRTCAAPTRITCRLVKPQKLTTPPPLVEGEGLASRIISLGPASMQFLGPVIVEIPHFAALGRGDRELVVLRSENGSVWKEHRNRYGDDVLETILNGMDEELESQEELGKKRIRRIISTDFPLYFAVVSRVQQESDLIGPEGGQLTSKLVPLVQASFPETAVTKRVRLGLQAQPVPDELVAKLLGNQATFSPVVTVEPRRRKFHRPIGLCIPLPPSWRESPRDSGEGDTTSLRLLCSVIGGTAPAQWEDITGTTKLIYSKDCANFTTNVSARFWLADCPRTAEAMSFANLLYRELSAVPYMAKFVVFAKMNEVREGRLRCYCMTDDKMDKTLEQHENFSEVARSRDIEVMEGMPLHLECSGNLVPVRKATQQPRCFSFQAFRDNRLPVSVKVRDSSKDHSGFLSFLRKSTKYEDSQHVLCNLNITMPLCIKAAGSEDRRRTLTPLVLRERYSTLNEPAMASMSAMEKTELKMALIAEQLGLSWAELARELQFSVDDINKIRVENPNSLLEQSSTLLSLWATCEGKRANMESLYTALKSIDRMDIVNMLEGQGPQPAGRQAREPSRRRHNESDHISPSLTNGYGVLQEELLSPPSMQYSLPSPLGNEPYWQEVSSLECAPMAITEEDTLMEMSDVQVWPSGNIPSLVAVEDSSLECSNADDSEGLLGLPYGSLGQPGSRASGEGGGLSGSMELVEDNSEMGAVDSFSTATPATPASFSTATPATPSSFGGTIAAMLYNVNGLEKGQGSKVVKSEAAAVRGNLAGGDGAGVEGGRGGGTGSEEGLSLVTGQQQRVYTRLSKSPGLSRVADRNGDRSSGGSSGSRGSGGGGGSLLSYLQEQSGPGWQPVTDHTQAWLGSQTTKPRQAMDSMMSSVRTAMDVDPSQSRVSQEALLQPVRDMGHSELLRGHFRGTQPFEKGLGFPHRVPELQTWDDVRLRQQGDEAKDLPGEQVSEEQFTDEHGNIVTKKIVRKVVRRGKGSGDEGGQERSVSVDGSLQDELEAEAEQFINYAVLSSKPDIVDVKKGAQIVKCASLRRVKQ is encoded by the exons gCTGATGCTGTCACTAGTTTTCTGCGGGCGGCTCGTTCTGGTAACATGGACAAGGCCATCGACCATATAAAGAACGGCATAGACATCAACACAGCCAATCAG aaTGGGCTCAACGGGTTGCATCTGGCCTCTAAAGAAGGCCACGTTAAAATGGTGCTGGAGCTGCTACATGGAGGCATTGATGTGGAAACCCAGACTAAG AAAGGCAACACAGCTCTGCACATTGCTGCCCTGGCTGGGCAGGAGCAAGTGGTGGCAGAGCTGGTAAATTACGGGGCCAACATCAATGCCCAGTCCCAG AAGGGCTTCACTCCGCTCTACATGGCCGCACAAGAGAATCATCTAGAAGTTGTGAAGTTCCTTTTGGAGAACGGGGCCAATCAAAGCATTCCTACTGAG GATGGCTTTACCCCTCTCGCCGTGGCTCTTCAGCAGGGACATGAGAACGTTGTGGCCCTGCTCATCAATTACGGCACCAAGGGCAAAGTTCGCCTCCCCGCACTGCACATAGCAGCACGGAACGACGACACGCGCACAGCTGCTGTGCTTCTACAGAACGACCCCAACGCAGACGTCCTGAGCAAG ACAGGCTTCACACCGCTTCATATCGCTGCACACTACGAGAACCTGAGCGTCGCACAACTGTTGCTCAACAGAGGAGCCAATGTCAACTTCACCCCTAAG AATGGCATCACACCTTTGCACATCGCATCCAGGAGGGGGAATGTGATCATGGTACGACTCCTGCTGGACCGAGGGGCACAGATTGATGCCAAGACCAAG GATGAGTTGACTCCACTGCACTGTGCAGCCAGGAATGGACACGTGAGGATCATTGAGATCCTGTTAGACCAAGGGGCTCCCATCCAGGCCAAGACCAAG AACGGCCTTTCTCCCATCCACATGTCAGCACAGGGGGACCACATGGACTGTGTGAGGCAACTAATGCAGTACAATGCTGCAATTGATGACATCACACTGGACCACCTGACCCCCCTGCATGTTGCGGCCCACTGTGGGCACCACCGCATGGCCAAAGTGCTGCTGGACAAGGGAGCCAAACCCAACTCTCGTGCACTG AATGGTTTCACTCCACTTCACATCGCCTGTAAGAAGAACCACATGCGTGTGATGGACCTCTTGCTGAAACACTCTGCTTCCCTAGAGGCTGTGACGGAG TCTGGCCTGACCCCTTTACATGTGGCCTCGTTCATGGGCCACCGCAAAATAGTCACCATCCTGGTACAGAAGGGAGCTTCTCCCAGTGCTTCCAATGTG AAAGTGGAGACTCCTCTCCACATGGCATGTAGAGCAGGACACTATGAGGTGGCAGAGTTCTTACTGACCAATGCAGCGCCAGTAGACGCCAAGGCCAAG GATGACCAGACACCACTCCACTGTGCGTGTCGGATGGGCCACAAGGAGCTGGTTAAGCTGCTGCTGGAGCACAAGGCCAACCCCAACTCCACCACCACGTCCggacacacacccctccacatcGCTGCCCGCGAGGGACACGCTCAGACCACACGCATCTTACTGGACATGGAGGCCCAGCAGACCAAGATGACCAAG AAAGGCTTCACTCCTCTCCATGTGGCTTCGAAATATGGCAAAGTGGACGTGGCAGAGCTGCTGCTGGAGAGAGGGGGCAACCCTAACGCTGCTGGCAAG AATGGTCTGACTTCTCTCCATGTGGCTGTCCATCATGACAACCTGGACGTGGTTAACCTGCTGGTCAGCAAGGGAGGCTCCCCACACAGTGCAGCTAGG AATGGCTACACCCCTCTTCACATAGCATCGAAGCAGAACCAGGTGGAGGTTGCTAGCAGCCTGCTGCAGTACGGTGCCTCGGCCAACGCCGAGTCCCTCCAGGGGGTCACGCCCCTCCACCTGGCCGCTCAGGAGGGCCGGCCTGACATGGTCGCCCTGCTCATCTCCAAACAGGCCAACGTCAACCTGGGGAACAAG agTGGACTGACTCCTCTCCACCTGGTGGCACAGGAAGGCCACGTGGGCATCGCTGATATCCTGGCGAAGCAGGGGGCGTCAGTGTATGCTGCCACACGG ATGGGATACACCCCTCTCCATGTTGCCTGTCACTATGGCAATGTAAAGATGGTGaagttcctcctgcagcagcaGGCCAATGTCAACAGCAAGACTAAG GTTGGTTACACTGCCCTGCACCAGGCAGCCCAACAGGGCCACACAGACATCGTCACCTTACTGCTCAAACATGGAGCCCAGCCGAACGAGGTCGCTACT aacGGTACGTCGGCCCTGTCCATCGCCAAGCGGTTGGGGTACATCTCTGTAATCGACGTTCTCAAACTGGTTACCGAGGAGACGGTTTCCATG ACCACCACAGAGAAACATCGTATGAGTTTCCCAGAAACAGTGGATGAGATATTGGACGTATCAGAGGACGAAG GAATTGCACAGCTAACTATAG GGGAGGAGCTTTTGGGGACGGAAGGAGCCAGGTACATGAAGATGGATGACTTGAAGGACCATGATGACGATTTCCTGTCACCCAAGAAATCTATGGA TAACTACTCACCTGCCATTCCCAGGATCCCTTGTGTATCCCCAGAGACGGTAATCCTGAAGGAGCATGACATGGAGCAG GTACACACTCCAATGCCATTACAAAAAGATTATGATGACGACTCCCTGATCCCCAGCAGTCCAGCTACAGAGACCTCTGACAACGTCAGTCCTGTGGCCAGCCCCATACACACAGG GTTCCTGGTGAGTTTCATGGTGGATGCTCGGGGCGGCTCGATGCGAGGCAGCAGACATAACGGCCTGCGTGTCATCATCCCTCCACGGACCTGTGCCGCCCCCACACGGATCACCTGTCGTCTGGTCAAGCCCCAGAAACTCACCACTCCTCCCCCcctggtggagggagagggcCTGGCCAGCCGTATCATATCACTGGGCCCAGCCAGCATGCAGTTCTTAGG GCCTGTGATCGTGGAGATCCCTCACTTTGCTGCTCTGGGTCGAGGGGACCGGGAGCTGGTGGTGCTGAGGAGTGAGAACGGCTCTGTCTGGAAGGAACACCGCAATCGCTATGGAGACGATGTGCTGGAGACTATCCTCAATGGGATGGATGAAG AGCTGGAGAGCCAGGAGGAGCTTGGGAAGAAGCGTATCCGACGAATCATCTCCACTGACTTCCCCCTCTACTTTGCTGTGGTGTCACGCGTCCAGCAGGAGAGCGATCTGATTGGCCCAGAAGGGGGTCAGCTGACCAGTAAACTGGTACCGTTGGTCCAGGCTTCGTTCCCTGAGACAGCGGTCACCAAGCGAGTCCGTCTAGGCCTGCAG GCCCAACCAGTCCCAGACGAGCTGGTTGCCAAGCTGCTGGGTAACCAGGCAACCTTCAGCCCTGTGGTGACTGTGGAGCCACGGCGACGCAAGTTCCACCGGCCCATCGGCCTGTGCATCCCCCTGCCCCCCTCCTGGAGAGAGAGCCCCCGGGACTCTGGAGAGGGGGACACCACCAGCCTGCGCCTGCTCTGCAGTGTCATCG GTGGCACAGCCCCAGCCCAGTGGGAGGACATCACAGGCACCACCAAGCTCATATATAGCAAAGACTGTGCCAACTTCACAACCAATGTGTCAGCACG gttctggctggctgactgtcccCGGACAGCCGAGGCCATGTCTTTCGCCAACCTCCTGTACCGGGAGCTCTCAGCCGTGCCCTACATGGCCAAGTTTGTGGTGTTTGCTAAGATGAACGAGGTCCGTGAGGGCCGCCTGCGCTGCTACTGCATGACTGATGACAAGATGGACAAAACCCTGGAGCAACACGAGAACTTCAGCGAGGTGGCCCGCAGTCGCGATATCGAG GTGATGGAGGGTATGCCGCTGCACCTGgagtgttctgggaacctggtcccAGTGAGGAAGGCTACCCAGCAGCCTCGCTGTTTCAGCTTCCAGGCCTTCAGAGACAATAGACTCCCCGTCTCTGTCAAG GTGAGAGATAGTAGCAAAGATCACTCCGGATTCCTGTCCTTCCTGCGGAAGTCTACCAAGTACGAAGACAGCCAACATGTGCTGTGCAACCTCAATATTACCATGCCTCTGTGTATCAAG GCTGCCGGGAGTGAAGACCGGAGGCGAACTCTGACCCCATTAGTCCTGCGAGAGAGATACAGCACCCTGAACGAGCCTGCCATGG CATCAATGAGTGCCATGGAAAAGACAGAGCTGAAGATGGCTTTGATAGCTGAACAGTTGGGACTGAGCTGGGCTG AGCTGGCGAGGGAGCTACAGTTCAGTGTAGATGACATTAATAAGATCCGTGTGGAGAATCCTAACTCCCTATTGGAGCAGAGTTCTACCCTGCTCAGCCTATGGGCCACCTGCGAGGGCAAGAGAGCCAATA TGGAGAGTTTGTACACAGCTTTGAAGAGCATTGACCGGATGGACATAGTAAACATGTTGGAGGGCCAGGGGCCACAGCCTGCAGGGAGGCAGGCCCGGGAGCCAAGCAGACGCAGACACAACGAGAGCGACCACATCTCCCCCAGCCTGACcaatg GTTACGGGGTATTGCAGGAGGAGCTGCTCTCCCCTCCTTCCATGCAGTACAGCCTGCCCTCCCCACTCGGCAACGAGCCCTACTGGCAGGAAGTCTCCAGTCTGGAGTGTGCTCCCATGGCCATCACAGAGGAGGACACACTCATGGAGATGTCCGATGTGCAGGTGTGGCCCTCGGGCAACATCCCCTCCCTAGTGGCCGTGGAGGACTCCTCACTGGAGTGCAGCAATGCTGACGACTCGGAGGGGCTGCTGGGGCTGCCATACGGGAGCCTGGGCCAGCCGGGCAGTAGGGCTAgcggagagggaggggggctgaGTGGCTCCATGGAGCTGGTGGAAGACAACTCAGAGATGGGGGCTGTTGACTCGTTCAGCACCGCCACCCCTGCCACCCCTGCTTCGTTCAGCACAGCCACCCCTGCCACCCCTTCTTCGTTCGGAGGCACCATCGCCGCCATGTTATACAACgttaatggtctggagaagggtcAAGGGTCAAAAGTCGTGAAGTCAGAGGCAGCAGCGGTCAGAGGCAACTTGGCAGGTGGAGATGGAGCTGGAgttgaaggaggaagaggaggagggacaggCTCAGAGGAAGGGCTTTCTCTTGTTACAGGACAACAGCAGCGAGTGTACACCCGGCTGAGCAAGTCGCCCGGTCTGAGCCGCGTGGCTGACCGTAATGGAGACAG GTCCAGTGGTGGCAGCAGTGGTAGTAGAGGCAGTGGCGGAGGTGGTGGCTCTTTACTGTCCTATCTGCAGGAGCAGTCGGGTCCAGGTTGGCAACCTGTCACTGACCACACTCAGGCCTGGTTGGGTTCACAGACAACAAAACCCAGGCAGGCCATGGACTCAATGATGTCATCAGTGCGCACTGCCATGGATGTGGACCCCAGCCAGTCCCGCGTGTCCCAGGAGGCCTTGCTTCAGCCGGTGCGGGACATGGGGCACTCTGAGCTCCTGCGTGGGCACTTCAGGGGCACCCAGCCGTTTGAGAAGGGCCTGGGGTTCCCTCACAGGGTGCCAGAGCTGCAGACCTGGGATGACGTACGCCTGAGGCAGCAG